From Xenopus laevis strain J_2021 chromosome 7L, Xenopus_laevis_v10.1, whole genome shotgun sequence, one genomic window encodes:
- the LOC108696239 gene encoding protein Wnt-8b-like isoform X2, producing MFYTGSFWFLFIILPAIPFCHSWSVNNFLMTGPKAYLIYSSSVAAGAQSGIEECKYQFAWDRWNCPERTLQLSSHSGLRSDLNIHSTGASPAGSGLYDTGPTSPVWSINFNRILFSRLESHLNKTFLSRLQIPFPQGHTVQSATSLSSGFISPANRETAFVHAISSAGVMYTLTRNCSLGDFDNCGCDDSRNGQLGGQGWLWGGCSDNVGFGETISKEFVDALETGQDARAAMNLHNNEAGRKSVKSTMKRTCKCHGVSGSCTTQTCWLQLPEFREVANYLKEKYHKALKVDLFHGASNSAASRGAIAETFRSISKKELVHLEDSPDYCLENKTLGLLGTEGRECLKRGKALSKWEKRSCRRLCGDCGLAVEERRADMVSSCNCKFHWCCAVKCEQCRKNVTKYFCVKKEKRERSGGGISRKKESKLKKKL from the exons GTCAGTGAACAATTTTCTCATGACTGGCCCCAAG GCCTACCTTATCTACTCAAGCAGTGTGGCTGCTGGAGCACAGAGTGGTATTGAGGAGTGCAAATATCAGTTTGCCTGGGATAGGTGGAACTGTCCTGAAAGAACCCTGCAGCTCTCCAGTCATAGTGGGCTACGAAGTG ATTTGAACATCCATTCTACAGGAGCATCTCCTGCAGGCAGCGGTCTCTATGACACTGGACCTACTTCCCCAGTCTGGAGCATTAATTTCAATCGGATCCTCTTCTCTAGACTGGAATCCCATTTGAACAAGACCTTCTTATCCCGTCTCCAGATCCCATTTCCACAGGGTCACACTGTGCAATCTGCAACCTCCCTTTCTTCAGGATTCATTTCTCCAG CAAACCGGGAAACTGCTTTCGTCCATGCAATCAGCTCTGCTGGAGTCATGTACACCCTAACAAGGAACTGCAGCCTTGGAGACTTTGACAATTGTGGCTGTGATGATTCCAGGAATGGACAACTTG GAGGACAAGGATGGCTCTGGGGTGGATGTAGTGACAATGTGGGTTTTGGAGAGACTATTTCCAAAGAGTTTGTAGATGCACTGGAAACAGGACAAGACGCCAGGGCTGCTATGAATCTACATAACAATGAAGCAGGAAGAAAG TCAGTAAAGAGTACCATGAAACGGACCTGCAAATGTCATGGTGTATCCGGAAGTTGTACCACGCAGACCTGTTGGCTTCAGCTGCCAGAATTCAGGGAggtggcaaattatttgaaagagAAATATCATAAAGCCCTTAAAGTGGATCTCTTCCATGGAGCAAGCAACAGTGCCGCCAGTAGAGGAGCCATTGCTGAAACTTTCAGATCCATTTCAAAAAAAGAATTAGTACATCTTGAAGATTCCCCAGACTACTGCCTGGAGAACAAAACTTTGGGACTTCTGGGTACAGAGGGCAGAGAATGTCTTAAAAGGGGCAAAGCACTCAGCAAGTGGGAGAAAAGAAGCTGCAGACGTCTTTGTGGTGACTGTGGTTTAGCTGTTGAGGAACGAAGAGCAGATATGGTGTCTAGCTGCAACTGCAAATTTCATTGGTGCTGTGCAGTCAAATGCGAGCAGTGCAGGAAAAACGTCACCAAATACTTTtgtgtcaaaaaagaaaaacgtGAGCGGAGCGGAGGAGGCATTTCCCGCAAGAAGGAATCCAAGCTTAAGAAGAAACTTTAG
- the LOC108696239 gene encoding protein Wnt-8b-like isoform X3 has translation MPATQRTHNSTDGREKSSRACHWCFRQQGIKFYRSVNNFLMTGPKAYLIYSSSVAAGAQSGIEECKYQFAWDRWNCPERTLQLSSHSGLRSANRETAFVHAISSAGVMYTLTRNCSLGDFDNCGCDDSRNGQLGGQGWLWGGCSDNVGFGETISKEFVDALETGQDARAAMNLHNNEAGRKSVKSTMKRTCKCHGVSGSCTTQTCWLQLPEFREVANYLKEKYHKALKVDLFHGASNSAASRGAIAETFRSISKKELVHLEDSPDYCLENKTLGLLGTEGRECLKRGKALSKWEKRSCRRLCGDCGLAVEERRADMVSSCNCKFHWCCAVKCEQCRKNVTKYFCVKKEKRERSGGGISRKKESKLKKKL, from the exons GTCAGTGAACAATTTTCTCATGACTGGCCCCAAG GCCTACCTTATCTACTCAAGCAGTGTGGCTGCTGGAGCACAGAGTGGTATTGAGGAGTGCAAATATCAGTTTGCCTGGGATAGGTGGAACTGTCCTGAAAGAACCCTGCAGCTCTCCAGTCATAGTGGGCTACGAAGTG CAAACCGGGAAACTGCTTTCGTCCATGCAATCAGCTCTGCTGGAGTCATGTACACCCTAACAAGGAACTGCAGCCTTGGAGACTTTGACAATTGTGGCTGTGATGATTCCAGGAATGGACAACTTG GAGGACAAGGATGGCTCTGGGGTGGATGTAGTGACAATGTGGGTTTTGGAGAGACTATTTCCAAAGAGTTTGTAGATGCACTGGAAACAGGACAAGACGCCAGGGCTGCTATGAATCTACATAACAATGAAGCAGGAAGAAAG TCAGTAAAGAGTACCATGAAACGGACCTGCAAATGTCATGGTGTATCCGGAAGTTGTACCACGCAGACCTGTTGGCTTCAGCTGCCAGAATTCAGGGAggtggcaaattatttgaaagagAAATATCATAAAGCCCTTAAAGTGGATCTCTTCCATGGAGCAAGCAACAGTGCCGCCAGTAGAGGAGCCATTGCTGAAACTTTCAGATCCATTTCAAAAAAAGAATTAGTACATCTTGAAGATTCCCCAGACTACTGCCTGGAGAACAAAACTTTGGGACTTCTGGGTACAGAGGGCAGAGAATGTCTTAAAAGGGGCAAAGCACTCAGCAAGTGGGAGAAAAGAAGCTGCAGACGTCTTTGTGGTGACTGTGGTTTAGCTGTTGAGGAACGAAGAGCAGATATGGTGTCTAGCTGCAACTGCAAATTTCATTGGTGCTGTGCAGTCAAATGCGAGCAGTGCAGGAAAAACGTCACCAAATACTTTtgtgtcaaaaaagaaaaacgtGAGCGGAGCGGAGGAGGCATTTCCCGCAAGAAGGAATCCAAGCTTAAGAAGAAACTTTAG
- the LOC108696239 gene encoding protein Wnt-8b-like isoform X1 — MPATQRTHNSTDGREKSSRACHWCFRQQGIKFYRSVNNFLMTGPKAYLIYSSSVAAGAQSGIEECKYQFAWDRWNCPERTLQLSSHSGLRSDLNIHSTGASPAGSGLYDTGPTSPVWSINFNRILFSRLESHLNKTFLSRLQIPFPQGHTVQSATSLSSGFISPANRETAFVHAISSAGVMYTLTRNCSLGDFDNCGCDDSRNGQLGGQGWLWGGCSDNVGFGETISKEFVDALETGQDARAAMNLHNNEAGRKSVKSTMKRTCKCHGVSGSCTTQTCWLQLPEFREVANYLKEKYHKALKVDLFHGASNSAASRGAIAETFRSISKKELVHLEDSPDYCLENKTLGLLGTEGRECLKRGKALSKWEKRSCRRLCGDCGLAVEERRADMVSSCNCKFHWCCAVKCEQCRKNVTKYFCVKKEKRERSGGGISRKKESKLKKKL, encoded by the exons GTCAGTGAACAATTTTCTCATGACTGGCCCCAAG GCCTACCTTATCTACTCAAGCAGTGTGGCTGCTGGAGCACAGAGTGGTATTGAGGAGTGCAAATATCAGTTTGCCTGGGATAGGTGGAACTGTCCTGAAAGAACCCTGCAGCTCTCCAGTCATAGTGGGCTACGAAGTG ATTTGAACATCCATTCTACAGGAGCATCTCCTGCAGGCAGCGGTCTCTATGACACTGGACCTACTTCCCCAGTCTGGAGCATTAATTTCAATCGGATCCTCTTCTCTAGACTGGAATCCCATTTGAACAAGACCTTCTTATCCCGTCTCCAGATCCCATTTCCACAGGGTCACACTGTGCAATCTGCAACCTCCCTTTCTTCAGGATTCATTTCTCCAG CAAACCGGGAAACTGCTTTCGTCCATGCAATCAGCTCTGCTGGAGTCATGTACACCCTAACAAGGAACTGCAGCCTTGGAGACTTTGACAATTGTGGCTGTGATGATTCCAGGAATGGACAACTTG GAGGACAAGGATGGCTCTGGGGTGGATGTAGTGACAATGTGGGTTTTGGAGAGACTATTTCCAAAGAGTTTGTAGATGCACTGGAAACAGGACAAGACGCCAGGGCTGCTATGAATCTACATAACAATGAAGCAGGAAGAAAG TCAGTAAAGAGTACCATGAAACGGACCTGCAAATGTCATGGTGTATCCGGAAGTTGTACCACGCAGACCTGTTGGCTTCAGCTGCCAGAATTCAGGGAggtggcaaattatttgaaagagAAATATCATAAAGCCCTTAAAGTGGATCTCTTCCATGGAGCAAGCAACAGTGCCGCCAGTAGAGGAGCCATTGCTGAAACTTTCAGATCCATTTCAAAAAAAGAATTAGTACATCTTGAAGATTCCCCAGACTACTGCCTGGAGAACAAAACTTTGGGACTTCTGGGTACAGAGGGCAGAGAATGTCTTAAAAGGGGCAAAGCACTCAGCAAGTGGGAGAAAAGAAGCTGCAGACGTCTTTGTGGTGACTGTGGTTTAGCTGTTGAGGAACGAAGAGCAGATATGGTGTCTAGCTGCAACTGCAAATTTCATTGGTGCTGTGCAGTCAAATGCGAGCAGTGCAGGAAAAACGTCACCAAATACTTTtgtgtcaaaaaagaaaaacgtGAGCGGAGCGGAGGAGGCATTTCCCGCAAGAAGGAATCCAAGCTTAAGAAGAAACTTTAG